The region CTCGGCACGGCGCACCCTACACCCTACGAGAAACAGAACACTCGCTTCCGGAGGCCAGGAAGCCCTTGCTCCACCTGCCCCGCAGGGGTTTTGGCCGCCCTCGCTCACCTTTcgcttccttctttcttcatcGTCAAGGTGCTTCTCCTTCTccgactttttctttttcttcttcttcttctccttgtgCCTCTCCCGCTCGTGGTCTGACCTATCATCGTAGTAACTGGAGTCGTGGCCGGACCCTGAGAGCTCTGTCACTTCACTTCCTCCGACCTTGAGCACCAGCTTCAGGGGCTTCTCCAAAGGCTTGTCTGCATAGTCTGTGGACACGCAGGCGACCTTCACCGTGTGTGCTCAGGGCGCTCAGAGGCGCATACTGTTGCCCTGTCGGCAGCATGGTGGGCCCAGAGTGGGGTGTCATGGGGAGGACACGGAGGCCCAGGAAGGTGGGGCGATCGGCTAAGCTCAGGTGGACAGCAGGGGAATGCCAAAACCAACAGCGAAAGATGCTGCTGGGGCAAAGACAGGTGGGGTGCTCCCTCCCTCTCGCCCACAGACATTCTCAGGGGGGCTGCAGGGAGATCTCTGGGTCACTGTCAGGGGGGAGGAGCCAGACCACGCCTGGGGCCCAGGCGCACAATCCTCTACCCCCAGGTCCTGGCCCGTGGTCACCCCCTTCCTGTCCTGCAGCAGTCCCCGTGCGGCGTCCCTGACACCGGGACCAGGGGCTGCCGGACCAGGGCACAGGCGGGAAAGGCGGGAGAAGACCTCGGGAAACACGGACGAAGAATCACAGAGGTGCTCAGCGCTTCTCTCCAGGATGCGGCCAGAGCTAGACGGACGCTTGAGAGGCGCGGCCCCGAGACCCCGCCAGCGCGCCCCGGACCCCCGCTCTCGTCCCCGGGATCCCCGCCGCCTCGAACGCCCGCCCGTCCGCGCGTCACAAAGCGCGTCCGCCGCCTCACCCTCGTACGACGAGCGCCACTCGGCCTTATGCTtcttgtgcttcttgcccatGGCGACGGCGCCGAGGGCAGCAGCGAGGCCTGCCGCACCGTGGCCGCCGACCCCCGGCCCTGGTTCTCCGCCCGCCTCGCCGCGGAGCTTGCGAGATCGCGCCGGAAGCGGGCGCCGAGACCGGAAGTGACCCGCCCGCCGGCGCCGGCGCTTCCGGGTCAGGGGGCGGGACGCTGCGCGCGGCAAGTTCGAAGCGCGGGCGCGGCGGAAGGCTGAGGctgcggcggtggcggcggcgcaAGGCgagaggcggcggcggccgcggtcCGGTCCGGTCCTCTCGGCTCTCGGCGGCGGCGCCATGGACGAGGCCGTGGGCGACCTGAAGCAGGCGCTGCCCTGCGTGGCCGAGGCGCCGACCGTCCATGTGGAGGTCCACCAGCGGAGCGGCAGGTGAGCCGGGCCCCGAGCCGACCGCGGCGCAACCCAGACCTGACGACACCCGACCTCGACCCGCCCCCCCCGAGCCTGACCCCGACCAGATCCCGCCCTGACAGGAGCCGACTCCGATCCCGAGGCGGACTCCGGCCCGGCCTCGGCTGAGCCAGGGAACGCCGGGCTCTGGAACTGCCGGTCGCAGGAGCTCCGAGTCTGGGGAAACGGCCCTGACCCCGCACCCTCGCCCGCAGTCCCGATCCCCGGCGAACCCTGTCTGGCCTAGGTgggcggggaggggccggggcgCCGGGGGTGCCGGTGGCTGGTGACGGGCcccggcgggcggcggcggggggcgggcTCTAGGGGCAGCCGAAGGGCCTGCGAGGTCTGGGAAGCAGCGGGCAGGGGGCTGAAGGGGGACTGCAGCTCACGGCCTCGTCGCCCGCCGCCGCAGCTGTGGGGCTTCCAGTCTCCGCTAATCACAGCCCTGTCACTGCGGCTGCGCTTTGCGGGCTTCACGTTGGGCCTCGCGTTATCCAGCACAGCTCCAGCGTAGTGACTGATCTCCAGGAGCCCAGGGTGGCACCGACTCTTGCCGTCCCCCCTTCTTCGAATGGGGACCTGGGGCACAGAGCCCTTGCGCGGCTTCCCCAGGTCACGAGGAGTCTGCGCAGGTCTGCTCCCCAGGCAGGCCCTCCCGCCTGCCCTCTTCACTGCACTTTGCCCTGTtccgtctgtttttttttcttttttaaaaatcacttattgTTAAAATGTTGGTTTTTAACTCAGACCTGATttacatgttttgtttgttttcctagcACTGCAAAAAGAGAAGATCTAAAGCTGAGTGTTAGGAAGCTCCTCACCAGGCATAACATTGTGTTTGGCGATTACACGTGGACTGAGTTTGATGAGCCTTTTCTGGCCAGAAACGTGCAGTCTGTGTCCATTGTTGACACGGAATTACAGGCTAAAGGTCCACAGGTAACTTACTACTTCTCAGCGGCCCCGTGAACGTCACGTGCTGTTTTGAGAGTGTGTTGTGTAGATTTATTTGATGTTTCCTTCTCGTCGCAGCCCGTTGATTTGAGCATGTGCACTATTGCACTTCACATCTTCCAGCTGAATGAAGatggccccagcagtgaaaatttggaggaagagacagaaaatatagttGCGGCAAACCATTGGGTGCTGCCTGCAGGTACCCGTGGCAGTAACAGTAGGCAGAGCATGCCAAGAATGGGAGGTCGGAGGATGGTACACGCCTTGGGCTTATCAAGGAGATTTTGTCCGCTGTGTAGAATTTTAGAATGTTGTATCTGTTATGAAATAGAAAGTATATCACGATAGAGaaaggtagaaacttccagtATGAACCTATTTGGATAGATCCGTCAAAGACAGTGCTAACTGAGAATTACACTGGTGCTCTGCTTTCCTGCCTAGTTGGTCAGTCTTGCTGGACCACGGCTTTCTCCTGCCTTCTCGATGCTCCTCCGTGAACTTTGCCGATGGGGTCTAGCAGGCAGAATCCTGCTTCTAATCCGGGTTAGGCTTGATGTCCTAACGACTGGAATAGACCCACCGCTCGGCCCTGCTGGAATGTCGGCTTGTGGGGAGAGTGGTGGGTTCAGGGTCTTTGCTTGTGTCCGAGCATAGGTCCACAGAGACAGGTGTGCAGAATAGTACGACAAAGAGGTTAATTATCTGTCCAAAGCCACGTGCGACTGCCACTTATTCAACATCTTTAATtttaagaacaattttaaaagtttagtttCTCTGTAACCAGAATTTTAGCTTACCGCGTGTGGAGCAGTGGAGGGCATCAGTGGCTCAGGGCAGACCTAACCAGTAGGTGCAAGGCTTCCTTTCCTACAATTAggtgtttgttttattctctcaGCTGAATTCCATGGGCTTTGGGACAGCCTGGTGTATGATGTGGAAATCAAATCTCACGTGAGTTGTGCATTTTCCCAAAAGACCCCATTATTTGAAGTAGAATCATTATTGTGTCACTCTGTAGCACTCCTTAACTCAGATGGGCTTTGTGAACACTGCTTACCAGCAGCCCATGTCCTGGATTTCTGTCCTGTGGGATTGCTCCTGAGTGGAGCTGCCCTCCGGGGAGTTCCCCTTGGGAGAAGGGGGAGCGTTGGGAGGGTAAAGACCACTTGCACTGGGTCACACGCTTGGTGTGACCAAGCACGTGCACATGGTCACTCCCGTGGGCTGAGGAGGCAGTGCTGAGGGGCAGACCGAGCAGGTGGGCAGGTCTGAACCCCCTTCAAGGGGAAGAGTCCTGCATACTGGGGGGGCACTAGGGGTCTGTCCCCACCGCCCCTCATCACCCCAGGCTCCTCTAGGCAGCCACAGTGGACCGCAGAGCCCTGGCTGTTCTTTCAGTGAATGTGCCGTGCGCTGGTCCACTGCTGTGTCCCAGAGGAAGGAGCTCACTCTTACTTGGTGTGTCCCTCAGTAGTTTTGTGTGTCGTtggcattttaaataaaagtgatcTTTGTGTTCACCGTTTATCCTGAAAACAGTAACAGCCAGCGCTTGTCCTCTCATGTCTCAAGTTACCGTCCGGGTTGAAAGCCTGTAGGTGTGTGGCAGGTGTCTGGCCGTGGCGGTCTCTGAAGACTCCCGTCACTCTACGCGCTTAGGGCACGTTCAGCGGAACCTTTGCCTTGCTGGGGACTTCATCTGTACTTTTCCTTTCTCCACGCAGCTCCTTGACTACGTGATGACAACTTTACTGTTTTCAGACAAGAATGTCGACAGCACCCTCATCACCTGGAACCGGGTGGTGCTGCTTCACGGTAAAGCATCACAGCTTCTGTTTGTGTGACGAGATCAACTGTGCGAAACCAGGCTTTTGCTGGTGGCTTTGTCCTGCGAGGAGTTGCAGCTCCTTTTTTCTGGGGGGGCCAGAGTTGTCCTAGAAcgtcctcctctgtgaagccagtCGGCCTCACACTATCTGGGCTTTGGTTACTTGACCTTTCATTTGGCAGCCACCTGATTATGCCTTGTGGCTTTTTCTACTGTTATTAAACTTTTCAAGTAACTGCCTTATTTTCCGGTTGACCGTGGACTCCTTAGGATAGCAGTTGCCTCATATTTCTTCATAGTGTCCTTAGAGCTTCCCTTGATGGCTAATGGACTGCAAAAGCCACTCTTCACAGGACTCTGCCTAGTTCTTGGAGGAGAATACTGGGTTTCCTTTCTTAATGTTCCTGGAGAGAAAAGAATCGAGAGAAAACCCCAATTATAGTGAAATAGGGGCTATAATTAAAAGGGTGATTCACCTCTATGCAATAAAGATTGTAGGCTTGTATACAGCTTTAAGAAGACAAAGTCTTTTAAACAGCACGTGTTCTGGCAGATTGGCTTAAAGCCAGGGTCAGTGGAGGCAGCCCAGAGGCGTTTTAATTAGCGCAGTACATGACTTGCATTTAGAATTGGTTGTATGTTTACTCTCAAACTATGGAAAATGCAGAAAATCAGAGTTGACCATGTCAGCATTTTCTATTGGATGGATTTATGCTTCCACATCAGTTACCTCAGAGTTCCTGCAAAACGCTGTGCTAAGTGACACACACTCAGGGCACAAGCCCTCGCCTTACGGCTCTCCCTGTGTAGCGTGGGGTTCGGGCCCACGTCCAGGTACCTGGAGTGGAAGATGGTGGTTCCTTGGCTTCAGAAAGAGCAAACGTCAGTGCCTTCAGAAGGGTCCTGACGGCTACCAGGAAAGGTGTGTTTGACTTTTGAAAGGTGGATTTTCATAGTCAGTGGATTTCATAGAGGACGTGTGGGGACGAGGAGGATGTCAGTGAAGATGTGGACAAAGGAACGTGGAGCGGACTGTGGGCCAGGAGGCATACTTGGTGATGTTTTCTAGCATTTACACCGCTAGGAGATTTCTTTGTAAGTTCATAAGCGGTACTTGTGGTAATAACATTCGTAGCATTGAAGTCTGTTCGCTATCTTATATCCTGTGGATAATGCAACTCCTGTTGTTTAAGAAATTTCTTATAGCACTAACTTAAAAACATATTTGCTTGCATTTTGTTACAGGTCCTCCAGGAACTGGAAAAACATCCCTGTGTAAAGCTTTAGCGCAGAAATTGACCATCAGACTCTCAAGCAGGTAACTTCGGTCATTTGAGAGAGGAGAGCCACagaagtgggtttgctgggtttTCAGTTATAACAACggaaactgtttttatttttaagtcattttacatgaatagtaggtctctgtctttcagTGTAAATTAATGAACTCCTGTGTGCTCAGCGTTGTCTTGAGTTATGATTCCCGTCTTTTTAAACGTGTTGAGACTTGCTTTGTGACCAGCACGTGCTCTCTCCTGGTGGCTGTCCCACCACGTGCACTCAACGTGTTTCTGCTCTTGCTGGGTCGACTGTTAGCTCAGGATGCTTCGTGTCCGTGCTGGTCGTCTGTCTGCTGTTCTGTCGCTTCCTGGGAGGACTGTCCAAGCCTAGCGCTGGGTGTGTCTTCCTTGAGTTTTGTCAGCTTTGGGGTTTATAGTTGTATCACATTTAGGGAATATCTGGCTGTTATCATTCCAACTAATCCCCTGCTCTCTGCGTTTGTTTACACGTTACACTGCCTGATACTGTCCCACAGGCCACTGATGTGCTCTTATGTGTTTTCAGGCTTTAAACATTTTCTGTGTTTCATTTCAATAGTTTTCTGCAGTATACGATCTGTCAGTGGAATTTTCGTTTCTGTTAGTGTATTTCTCTTTGGAGACTCTGTCTGGTCCCTTTTATACTTGTATTCCTTGTCCCATCGTGTTCCCGGTAAATCCTTGGGTGCGTTTGTGATAGCTGTCTTATGCTCTGTCTGCCAAGTCCATTGTCGTTAGCATCTGGGTCTGGTTGCGGGACACGTTTCTGCCTCTTGGCGTGTCAGGGAATTGTTGCTTGAATGCGGACGTTACGATTTCAAGCGTCTGGACTCTCTGGTCTGTCTTTAGCGACCGCTGGGCTTCGTTCTGGCGCGCGTTTGTGAACTTGTCTTTGGTGTGATCCTTTTGAGGTCTCTTTTCAAGCTTCGTTCGAGAGGGGTCTCGATGTGATCTAGGCTTAACCCTCAGGTGGGGCCCTTCTCGGGTCTCCGCTGAGCCCCTGAATGAGCAGCGAGTACTCTGCACCTTGGCTGTTGGGGCCTATGAGCGCCAAGGTCTCCCTACTCAGACACACCACCTACCCAGGAAAGACTCCAGGGCCCCGATGGTTTCTGGGGCTTTATTCCTGTGTATCCCCCTCCTCTGGAGCCCTGCTCTGTAGCCTCCAGACACCTCAGGCTCCGTGAACTCTggcctctgtctcctccactCAGCCTGATGGCCACTCTTCTTGGGTCCCCCCCACGGTCACTGTTGGAAGGTGCTCCAGGCAGGACGTCAGGGCGGTCGCGCTCGCCCCGTTGCCGTCCTCTCGGGTCACAGTCCTCCGGAGCTGTCGTCCAGTGCCTGTCACAGACGTTGTTTCATTTGTTCTGCCTGGTTTTCCAGTTGGTTAAGGCAGAAGGTAAATATGACCCCTGTTGATCCAGTATGACTAGAAGAGGAAGCCCTGTGAGATTTACTTTGAAatctattttgttttcaaaaatgtctTATAAGTAGGGAAATTGCTTTATTTCAACGCTCTCTTTTACATTTAGTAACTTGGCCTTGGGCTTTATACAGTGAAATGCATCTGTGTTTTGAAGACCTCTTAAGGGCGGTTTCCTAAGCCACCAGAGGGGGAGGTGTTATTACAAGAAATGTGACTTTTCCAGTACAAAGATCTGGAAATCTGTACTAATATTGTGGCAGAAAGAAGCCTTAGCAAGCCTTTTTCGCCCACTTCACTTAATAATCAACATGctttataattaattttgtttaatagtCAACCCGATCATTAGGTTGTCTGTCTCCCCCTTCTCCTATTTTGTTAAACAGAATTAGTAAATGGTCTTTTTCAACTGGAAAATTaatgatactttttaaaagtagttctttttcttctgtggacTTTTGACCTGAAAGAAACTGTGAAGAGGACCTGGGAGTTAGCTTTTCTCGGGCCTGTTTCCTGTTCGATTTTAGTCAGAACCAAGTGCATCCAGTCTCTTGCCGCCTCCTTGTGGACGGGGTGTCAGTGCTGGATTCAGTCGGTGTGTGTTCAGGTTCCCTTCTGAGCTTTCCAGGGCTCTAGGTTGGCAGGAAGTGATTTTGTGCCGGAAAACAAATTGTCACATTCTTTACGGTTTTGTGGAAGGAGGACAAAATGTTCCGCTCTGGCCAAAACATTTGTCATGCTCGTGTTTTGATTTCTTTGCTGTGTTAGTGCAGGTAATGCTTTTTCAATATGGAAGCGTAAATTATAAGTAGATTTAAAATGAGAGGGATTTTATCTTGCTTTAATTCAGATGAAGGGACCGTTCAGTTCGAGAAACTTAAGTTGCTTCATCTAGAACTATTGACGTTGATGCACCTTGTtagatttttcataatttttagtaCATAGCTTGCGAGGTAGCCCAATCCTGTGTCAGTGGCTGCAACGATTGAACAAAGTAGCCGTTCTCAACGTGCTGGGCATTTGAGAGATGCTGCATTAACGAGGTGGAGGTGGCTGCTGCAGAGGAGGCTGCCGGACTGGTTTGTAACAATTGCTGTGactcttttttcctgtcttaggTACCGGTATGGCCAGTTAATTGAAATAAACAGCCACAGCCTCTTCTCTAAGTGGTTTTCAGAGGTAAGTGTTAGTACTAATTCCAGTTCTCTGGGTTGTCAGCTATGCAGTTGAAAAGTTGTCCTGTAGATTAGGCAAACTTTCTCCTCCAAAAGCTTTAGGAGAGAAAGAGGTGAAACGGGAAAGTGAACAAGGGGCTGACTTTGTGGTCAGAGAAAACTTCCAGAGCTCAGCGGTAACTTGGAAATAGCGTGAGGCCTGAGAGGACCCTCTGCCCGTCACATCCAGACCTCTGACTGGGTGGGACAGGAAGTTCAGTGTAACCTTAGGAGGGGGGGTCTGCCTTCTAACGGGGCGGCACCCCTCAGCTGAGCGTGCGCTGGGGGCTTGGGCCTCGTTCACCATCTGTGAACTGAGGGACTCCAACCAGGTGATGTCACAGGTGCCCCTCACCTCTGAAAGGCTCTGCCGCAGGCACCTGTGTCGGGAGGCCCCCTGGTGGGTGGTGAGTGGGGACAGGGAGTGCCCACAAGGGGTGCACCGGGCCGGTTTGCACGCGAGACCCAGGCTGTCCTGGTCATGAGGACAgccgggaagggaagggaggaaagacagGTGGGCCACGGTGCGAGTCACCTGAGCCATGCATCCCTGGCTCACGAAGCCAGGAGGGAGGACATCTGGGTTCTCTGCAGACTGGCTCCTCTGGTTCAGGGAGTTTTCCGAGGGGCCGTCAGGAGACGGTGGGCTTGTGCGGCCACCTGGGGTCAGAGCGAAGCCCGGTGGGGACAGTGGACACGTGCACACCAGGCAGCTTGATGAGTGCAAGTGGATAATAAAGAGTGTTTTGCTTCCAGAGTGGCAAGCTGGTAACTAGGATGTTCCAGAAGATTCAGGACTTAATTGATGACAAAGATGCTCTGGTGTTTGTGCTGATTGACGAGGTACGTGTGTTCAGACTTTAAACCTGTGACTGGAGGAGGCTCAAGACTGAGCGGCCTCGCAAATTGCTGGGGCGTCGCCAACCCCCCACGGGTCCAGCCTCCGCAGGCTCCGTGTCCTGCAGTCCTTGCCCCTATCAGGCTCACAGTGCACGTGCGCACGCCCACACCTGCGTCTGCTCGGCTGACAGCGCCCCATTGCTCCGTCCCTACAGGTGGAGAGCCTAACGGCTTCCCGCAACGCCTGCAGGGCGGGTGCCGAGCCTTCGGATGCCATCCGCGTGGTCAACGCCGTGTTGACCCAGATCGATCAGATCAAAAGGTAACGCTGTGCACAGCGGGCTTGCCTGAGAAGCACGGACAGCGCTCAGCCT is a window of Globicephala melas chromosome 3, mGloMel1.2, whole genome shotgun sequence DNA encoding:
- the TRIP13 gene encoding pachytene checkpoint protein 2 homolog — translated: MDEAVGDLKQALPCVAEAPTVHVEVHQRSGSTAKREDLKLSVRKLLTRHNIVFGDYTWTEFDEPFLARNVQSVSIVDTELQAKGPQPVDLSMCTIALHIFQLNEDGPSSENLEEETENIVAANHWVLPAAEFHGLWDSLVYDVEIKSHLLDYVMTTLLFSDKNVDSTLITWNRVVLLHGPPGTGKTSLCKALAQKLTIRLSSRYRYGQLIEINSHSLFSKWFSESGKLVTRMFQKIQDLIDDKDALVFVLIDEVESLTASRNACRAGAEPSDAIRVVNAVLTQIDQIKRHSNVVILTTSNITERIDVAFVDRADIRQYIGPPSAAAIFRIYLSCLEELMRCQIVYPRQQLLTLRELEMIGFIENNVSKLSLLLSEISRKSEGLSGRVLRKLPFLAHALYVQAPTITVEGFLQALSLAVDKQFDDRKKLSSCV